A genomic region of Lysinibacillus sp. 2017 contains the following coding sequences:
- a CDS encoding HD-GYP domain-containing protein, whose amino-acid sequence MQQKKASTNYEICFINDLKSGQIVYEDVFVEQRCLLAKGHVLTDRIITILKNRNVQQVMIEKALTTNHSDNSAMNIIEQMKYELGHDFLKVLGTLSSETRYGKALNNSEDVHFLKNLLANYMENPMIYKLFTNLKNHDESTYLHSMDVFTLGTLFALSEGITNIEEIALGYLFHDIGKMNITSTLLNKKERLTKEEYAAIQSHPTKGYQLLCSNGFEHIAHFAKSHNERLDGSGYPEGLTNDQLSHEMQILQIVDVYSAITMKRSYKDGVAAVIAMEKLIKQHTKFDSNLVYRFIDLIGIYPENAVVLLSDGNQAIVEKVNSLYPLLPTVKVIQTSETFQMPMDFSLSINKMITCQVDTPQQLFSKFSDFLLNNDEEQMIRYYKKLKVHYHKSEWFTHIYLPVLHIFRVMENYNMVPEVRFEEVKNKLLTMIEKTLKSFRQNHHHHEKILLLTEDQNTSAIIQIFEGILHNHNIYPFISIVNQSKEAIENMIMLCKAEKLIVIGDSFKDMPTSTIQYYHLTEQQLEGLLSRYSSTDVPTHQLLNDLGQFLKTEHLLWV is encoded by the coding sequence ATGCAACAAAAAAAAGCGAGTACGAACTATGAGATTTGTTTCATTAATGATTTAAAGTCTGGACAAATCGTCTATGAGGATGTGTTTGTGGAACAACGCTGCCTTCTAGCTAAAGGCCATGTGTTAACAGATCGCATCATTACTATTTTAAAAAATCGCAATGTTCAGCAAGTCATGATTGAAAAAGCACTGACTACCAATCATTCAGACAACTCCGCGATGAATATCATAGAGCAAATGAAATATGAACTAGGTCATGACTTTTTAAAAGTACTTGGTACGTTAAGCTCGGAAACACGCTATGGAAAAGCGCTCAATAATTCAGAAGATGTCCATTTCTTAAAAAATTTATTAGCAAATTATATGGAAAATCCTATGATTTATAAATTATTTACAAACTTAAAAAATCACGATGAAAGTACGTATCTCCATTCAATGGATGTATTTACGCTTGGAACATTATTTGCACTTTCAGAAGGTATTACAAATATAGAAGAAATTGCACTTGGCTACTTATTCCATGATATTGGGAAGATGAATATTACAAGTACGTTACTCAACAAAAAGGAACGCTTAACGAAAGAGGAATACGCTGCCATTCAAAGTCATCCTACAAAAGGCTATCAACTATTATGTAGCAATGGCTTTGAACATATTGCTCATTTTGCTAAGTCACATAACGAACGCTTGGATGGTTCCGGTTATCCAGAGGGCTTAACGAATGATCAACTTTCACATGAGATGCAAATTTTGCAGATTGTGGACGTCTATTCTGCCATCACGATGAAACGTTCCTACAAAGATGGTGTGGCTGCAGTCATTGCTATGGAAAAGTTAATTAAGCAACATACAAAATTCGATAGCAATTTAGTTTATCGTTTTATAGATCTAATTGGTATCTATCCTGAAAATGCAGTTGTTTTACTTTCAGATGGTAATCAGGCAATCGTAGAAAAGGTCAATTCCCTTTATCCATTATTACCAACTGTCAAAGTTATTCAAACAAGTGAGACGTTTCAAATGCCGATGGACTTTAGCTTATCTATCAACAAAATGATAACGTGTCAGGTTGATACACCACAGCAGTTGTTTAGTAAGTTTTCGGATTTCCTTCTAAATAATGACGAGGAACAAATGATTCGTTACTACAAAAAACTAAAGGTACATTATCATAAAAGTGAATGGTTTACGCATATTTATTTACCAGTACTACATATTTTCCGAGTTATGGAAAACTACAATATGGTTCCAGAAGTACGTTTTGAAGAGGTGAAAAATAAGTTACTAACAATGATTGAAAAAACATTAAAGTCCTTCCGACAAAACCATCATCACCATGAAAAAATCCTACTGTTAACTGAAGATCAAAATACATCTGCGATTATTCAGATTTTTGAAGGTATATTGCATAACCATAATATTTATCCGTTTATTTCTATCGTTAACCAATCAAAAGAAGCCATTGAAAATATGATTATGTTATGTAAGGCGGAAAAACTGATCGTCATTGGAGATTCATTTAAAGACATGCCTACCTCTACAATTCAGTATTACCATTTAACGGAGCAGCAATTAGAAGGATTGCTATCTCGCTATTCAAGTACCGACGTTCCAACACATCAATTGCTAAATGATTTAGGTCAATTTCTTAAAACCGAACATCTACTATGGGTTTAA
- a CDS encoding bile acid:sodium symporter family protein, translating to MVQQLNQFIQRWMPILTPLSLVMGILLEEIGGHLLFLVPILFAGMTFISSLKLKFRDIKVFKEYPKTILFIIAFLHILMPLWAYFLAQVIFNDHLLSIGFLLSVAVPTGVTSVIWVTISKGNLPLCLAIILIDTLLAPILMPVTLHLVLGESIQLETSALIFDLIWMIVLPSILGMIMNEWTKGKLSEKAGMPLALVSKLCLFGIIMINSSAIAPYVKNLNVELASVIGLVLVVAVSGYTFSLIISRTFLKSRADQATFVFNAGMRNIAVGVVIATTYFPSKVAMPVVFGMLFQQVLASVFYKIIRT from the coding sequence ATGGTTCAACAGCTCAATCAATTTATTCAACGATGGATGCCTATTTTAACGCCACTTAGTCTAGTTATGGGTATTTTATTAGAAGAAATCGGGGGGCATTTGTTGTTTTTAGTGCCAATTTTATTTGCAGGGATGACGTTTATTAGCAGCCTTAAATTGAAGTTTCGTGATATTAAAGTGTTTAAAGAATATCCAAAAACGATTTTATTTATCATTGCATTCTTACATATCTTAATGCCATTATGGGCGTATTTTTTAGCGCAAGTTATTTTTAATGATCATTTACTTTCGATTGGGTTTTTATTATCTGTTGCAGTACCAACAGGTGTGACGAGTGTTATTTGGGTAACGATTAGTAAAGGGAATTTGCCATTATGCCTAGCGATTATTTTGATCGATACATTACTTGCACCCATTTTAATGCCTGTGACGTTGCATCTTGTTTTAGGGGAAAGCATTCAATTAGAAACATCTGCCCTTATTTTCGATTTAATATGGATGATTGTGTTGCCATCTATTTTAGGGATGATCATGAATGAATGGACAAAGGGGAAGTTATCGGAAAAGGCGGGGATGCCGTTAGCGCTTGTATCGAAGCTTTGTTTATTCGGTATTATTATGATTAATAGTAGCGCGATTGCACCGTATGTAAAAAACTTGAATGTAGAATTAGCGAGTGTTATTGGCTTAGTGTTAGTAGTCGCAGTTTCTGGTTATACGTTTTCGTTAATAATTAGTCGCACTTTTTTGAAGTCTCGTGCCGATCAAGCAACATTTGTATTTAATGCGGGGATGAGAAATATCGCAGTCGGTGTTGTTATTGCTACAACTTATTTCCCATCAAAAGTAGCCATGCCTGTTGTATTTGGTATGCTATTTCAACAAGTATTAGCCTCCGTATTTTATAAAATAATCCGAACGTAA
- a CDS encoding DUF4003 family protein codes for MNDRLQLFFDNLDKIHLYFGTEDDKCARNLALKLTVRNIHFYYEDYEKVQQQMKVHTKWYQFVSMNLPVCHAYYVHFAKTPEKIPHALHMYKLLTKKFHRGDQCYLAALHIESEQSIQKIEALITELMKQPSLKYSHLATNTCAILAARPESPQQLAVTYETYYQALVSIGFERNRETKNSALLLTIGTGAYCEATFKHLQTLAAFIQRAEISVITCHYITLTLLALAKFEIAQFPALYDIHDEICRKLKISRNQCNSLLIAAQVYTSNEAIGDLLSYELNYSDFMYAAINDDFGGDGD; via the coding sequence ATGAACGATCGATTACAATTATTTTTCGACAATCTTGATAAAATCCATCTTTACTTCGGAACAGAGGACGATAAGTGTGCCAGAAATTTAGCGTTAAAATTAACCGTTCGAAACATTCATTTTTATTATGAGGATTATGAAAAAGTACAGCAGCAAATGAAAGTACATACGAAATGGTACCAATTTGTTAGCATGAATTTGCCAGTTTGCCATGCTTATTACGTCCATTTTGCGAAAACGCCGGAAAAAATCCCACACGCCCTACATATGTATAAATTATTGACGAAAAAATTCCATCGTGGTGACCAATGTTATTTAGCAGCACTTCATATTGAATCAGAACAATCCATTCAAAAAATTGAAGCATTAATTACAGAATTAATGAAGCAGCCGAGCTTAAAATATTCGCATTTAGCAACCAATACTTGCGCGATTTTAGCCGCTCGTCCTGAATCACCACAACAATTAGCCGTCACTTATGAAACATATTATCAAGCGCTCGTTTCCATTGGCTTTGAACGAAATAGGGAAACCAAAAATAGTGCCTTGTTATTAACGATTGGCACGGGTGCGTATTGTGAAGCGACATTCAAGCATTTACAAACATTAGCAGCCTTCATTCAAAGGGCCGAAATTTCAGTGATAACTTGTCACTATATAACACTTACACTCCTAGCATTAGCAAAATTCGAAATCGCCCAATTCCCAGCACTTTATGATATTCATGATGAAATTTGCCGAAAACTTAAAATTAGTCGTAACCAATGTAATTCTTTATTAATTGCCGCTCAAGTTTATACGTCCAATGAAGCAATTGGAGATTTACTGTCTTATGAGCTAAATTACTCTGATTTTATGTACGCAGCAATCAATGATGATTTTGGCGGTGATGGAGATTGA
- a CDS encoding AAA family ATPase, with translation MFAENLTLNQLLTREYVEKYKKMMLIQPMPSIVSEQQVQAQFERITAKTEQNIWLFQPIDYTFDSGQYAIVYEDFSGQILQQYLKETTLSSHQILQIAIELTNACISIHQHGEIIEHFYPTLISIQPQTHKIKFLAPIAVKWSSSQTTQQHIPKVTDLSFLAPEQTGRVISEIDERTDLYSIGAILFEMLTRKPLFQTDNIADYMFYILTKTPDLALLEQHCQLQVLNQIIAKLLSKNKEDRYQTAFGLRMDLIKAMELLVNQDFSAQFVIGEKDTPFQPMLISKLYGRETEQTLLHNTYNRAKNGHKEIVFISGNSGSGKSTLARTLIQVATQEKGYFLEGKFDQLQEQHSFQPIVEPFRKLLRQIFLEGEQAIEEFRDSLLNVDLTLTDSLLQLIPELKWFVNDRIRITQESKQYLLQLNAFIFSSIQKLLLIFSKKKQPIIIFIDDIHWADHETIYMLKQIYEQLEGGYFLLVIASREESEEIKDELLHWQKELPSFSSIQVRLLSYDCILEWVCDSLHSRCNTAKTIALRLFQMTQGNALFVHEAFRIFIKEKTIFYNLQTASWEYDIEKLHQSIDHTGLFNFIESRMSLLTDNAHSLLQTASCFGHVFDFYLLTKIAKMPYYDLLLNLEQLLTNGFIVTVDNQFDPTLLSMPENKQQLHSMKFQFIHDRIQQSAYETLPHEKRVETHFAISRLLQQEDVLENQLQALVRQLNNCVELLSSTEHRQLALWNLELATNAKSAGLYVNARQYFKQCLSFLPDDPWTQLREQMIQIYMGIGECEYLVGNYEQSKLYIFEALSHTQTTLEKLKVYRLMSLIFIEEENTELVLNAGITAMDLCQMNIKLEPKKWQVAQEFFLLKAALRNKSNEDLLNLKPIENEEIDVLIQIMINIVSNSFRMSSNLTGMILLRLMRLQLKYGAPTESAIVYINYALILISGFNDVKEASRFGKLAVSMAENQENTYILARVYFIYSIFLNHWEKDFDSSIHQMRGMQQNMEKLGLYYTLTAASCFLCCAQLIDGKSLQVINEELLYQQQLYGKYQSVLANDYLKELKHWIHTLKSPNVEPEWNAHITLKDEEAVTVMHYTLRLRMAYLFKNEQQIKQLLKDLAKQSDEVYSLPTTPVYYFFRALCNIDFLKGRMPHSLSKRTLLKEIKDSIRLFKKWAAEAPHQYEHLYVTLLAEQHALNCELDQAKRYYDQALHLAKIYHFPQDEAIIYERTGNVYIEESNQAKASYYISEGIQKIREWGAITIANEWKIRYTDYTLKNNSNNYQVLPYELMSLFDVTQTLANEVSIDEMLHQLLHSVLKQANATSGYFIRYTEDGYYTISQAHVKDEVISKRQVPEKTKQSINIILDYVQQLGKPLIVDNLDNNLTFNHLTIEAKSILCMSIQHKGKTQGFLFLKNHLLYNAFNSVQLDFLRIISTQLAVALENSEIYNELENRVKERTVTLDKMNVSLKDANTRLAINEGERKKLLQSISHELRSPLTSTLGYIESILDGVVQDQAQQTLYLQRSRERLLALNRLIQDLFELAKLEAGRMDFTFTKVSVEQFFEDFAYRFEDDVHYANLTYSVSCKLQPDCYVLVDLLRIEQVLSNFITNAIKYTKEGRVSLSMAIEEGEFVCIVEDSGIGIPNQDLPFIFDSYYRASNANVLNSHGIGLAICKEIITQHQGKIFVDSLKEQGSRFFFTLPLKH, from the coding sequence ATGTTTGCTGAGAATCTAACATTAAACCAGCTATTAACGCGCGAATATGTTGAGAAATATAAGAAGATGATGCTCATTCAGCCAATGCCATCCATTGTTTCGGAGCAACAAGTACAAGCGCAATTTGAACGCATTACGGCCAAGACAGAACAAAATATATGGCTTTTTCAACCAATTGACTATACATTCGATTCTGGGCAATATGCGATTGTCTATGAGGATTTTTCAGGACAAATTTTGCAACAGTATTTAAAAGAAACGACACTTAGCTCACATCAAATTTTACAAATTGCGATTGAGCTAACAAATGCTTGCATTAGTATCCATCAACATGGTGAAATCATTGAACATTTCTACCCAACCCTTATTTCGATTCAACCACAAACGCATAAAATAAAATTTTTAGCACCCATAGCGGTGAAATGGTCGAGTTCTCAAACAACGCAGCAGCACATACCAAAAGTAACAGACTTATCTTTTTTAGCGCCCGAGCAAACGGGTCGTGTTATTTCAGAAATTGATGAACGTACGGATCTCTATTCGATTGGTGCGATTCTTTTTGAAATGTTGACGCGAAAACCATTATTCCAAACAGATAATATTGCGGATTATATGTTTTATATTTTAACGAAAACGCCAGATTTAGCTTTACTCGAACAGCATTGTCAACTTCAAGTTTTGAATCAAATAATTGCAAAATTACTAAGCAAAAACAAAGAAGACCGTTATCAAACGGCTTTCGGTCTACGTATGGATTTAATAAAAGCAATGGAATTATTAGTCAACCAGGACTTTTCAGCACAATTTGTGATTGGGGAAAAGGATACGCCGTTCCAGCCGATGCTTATATCAAAATTATACGGTCGTGAAACAGAGCAAACACTCTTACACAATACTTATAATCGCGCTAAAAATGGTCACAAAGAAATCGTTTTTATAAGCGGGAACTCTGGTAGCGGGAAATCCACTCTTGCACGAACATTAATTCAAGTGGCCACACAAGAAAAAGGCTATTTCCTTGAAGGTAAATTTGATCAACTTCAAGAGCAGCATTCCTTCCAACCGATAGTAGAACCATTCCGAAAATTATTGCGTCAAATTTTTTTAGAGGGTGAACAAGCGATTGAAGAATTTCGCGATAGTCTTTTAAACGTAGATTTAACGTTAACAGATAGCTTATTACAGCTTATTCCCGAATTAAAGTGGTTCGTCAATGATCGCATTCGTATTACACAAGAGAGTAAACAATATTTATTGCAACTAAATGCCTTTATTTTCTCATCCATTCAAAAATTATTGCTCATTTTTTCTAAAAAGAAGCAGCCGATTATTATTTTTATCGATGACATTCACTGGGCAGACCATGAGACCATTTATATGTTAAAACAAATTTATGAACAACTTGAGGGTGGTTACTTCCTATTAGTCATTGCCAGTCGTGAGGAATCCGAAGAGATAAAAGACGAATTGTTGCATTGGCAAAAGGAATTACCTTCTTTTAGTAGCATACAGGTGCGATTACTTTCCTATGATTGTATTTTGGAATGGGTATGCGATTCTTTGCATTCAAGGTGTAATACAGCAAAAACCATTGCATTACGCCTTTTCCAAATGACACAAGGAAATGCATTATTTGTACATGAAGCATTTCGTATTTTCATTAAGGAAAAGACAATTTTCTATAATCTTCAAACCGCAAGTTGGGAATACGATATAGAAAAATTGCATCAAAGCATTGACCATACTGGATTGTTTAATTTTATCGAAAGTCGTATGAGTTTGCTGACAGACAATGCACACTCCCTGTTACAAACTGCCTCTTGTTTTGGTCATGTATTTGACTTTTATTTATTAACTAAAATCGCTAAAATGCCTTATTACGACTTACTTTTAAATTTAGAACAACTATTAACAAATGGCTTCATTGTGACAGTCGATAATCAATTTGATCCTACGTTATTAAGCATGCCAGAAAATAAGCAGCAACTACATTCGATGAAATTCCAGTTTATTCACGACCGCATTCAGCAATCTGCTTACGAAACTTTACCTCATGAAAAGCGTGTGGAAACTCATTTTGCCATTAGCCGACTTTTGCAACAAGAAGATGTGCTTGAAAATCAGTTGCAAGCTCTCGTTCGTCAACTGAATAATTGTGTGGAACTATTATCATCCACTGAGCATCGACAATTAGCCCTGTGGAATTTAGAGCTTGCTACGAATGCCAAAAGTGCTGGCCTTTACGTTAATGCACGTCAGTATTTCAAACAATGTTTATCTTTTTTACCTGATGATCCATGGACACAGCTTCGCGAACAAATGATCCAAATTTATATGGGGATTGGGGAATGCGAATATTTAGTTGGGAATTATGAGCAATCTAAACTGTATATTTTCGAAGCTCTTTCTCATACACAAACGACACTTGAAAAATTAAAAGTTTATCGCTTAATGTCGCTTATTTTTATCGAGGAAGAAAATACCGAGCTCGTGTTAAATGCTGGGATTACGGCGATGGATTTATGCCAAATGAACATTAAGCTTGAACCGAAAAAATGGCAAGTTGCACAGGAATTTTTCTTATTAAAGGCTGCCCTTCGCAATAAATCAAATGAAGATTTACTTAATCTAAAGCCCATTGAAAATGAAGAAATTGATGTACTCATTCAAATTATGATCAATATCGTGAGCAATTCCTTCCGAATGAGTTCCAATTTAACAGGTATGATTTTACTGCGCCTTATGCGACTGCAATTGAAGTACGGGGCTCCTACAGAAAGCGCCATTGTCTATATTAACTATGCGCTCATTTTAATTTCGGGCTTCAATGATGTAAAAGAAGCATCACGCTTTGGAAAATTAGCCGTTTCAATGGCGGAAAATCAAGAAAATACGTATATTTTAGCTCGCGTATATTTTATTTATAGTATTTTCTTAAATCACTGGGAAAAAGATTTTGATTCAAGCATCCATCAAATGCGTGGTATGCAACAAAATATGGAGAAACTCGGCTTGTACTATACCCTTACTGCAGCATCTTGCTTCTTATGTTGCGCCCAGCTTATTGATGGGAAATCTCTACAAGTAATTAACGAGGAACTTTTGTATCAACAGCAATTGTATGGTAAATACCAAAGTGTCCTTGCAAATGATTATTTGAAAGAATTAAAGCATTGGATTCATACGCTTAAGTCACCGAATGTTGAGCCAGAATGGAACGCGCATATCACATTAAAAGACGAAGAAGCCGTCACGGTTATGCACTATACACTACGCTTACGCATGGCCTACTTATTTAAAAATGAACAGCAAATTAAGCAATTGTTAAAAGATCTGGCAAAACAAAGTGACGAGGTGTATTCTCTTCCTACGACACCCGTCTATTACTTCTTCCGCGCACTTTGCAACATCGACTTTTTAAAAGGAAGAATGCCGCATTCACTTTCGAAACGAACACTTTTAAAAGAAATAAAAGACAGTATCCGTCTTTTTAAGAAATGGGCCGCGGAAGCACCGCATCAATATGAACATTTGTATGTGACGCTTTTAGCTGAGCAACATGCGTTGAACTGTGAGCTTGACCAAGCAAAACGTTATTATGACCAAGCGTTACATTTAGCGAAGATTTATCATTTCCCTCAGGATGAAGCGATTATTTATGAGCGTACTGGAAATGTGTATATTGAGGAGTCAAATCAAGCGAAGGCATCCTATTACATTTCTGAAGGCATTCAAAAAATACGTGAATGGGGCGCGATTACAATCGCAAATGAATGGAAAATACGGTATACCGACTATACGCTCAAAAATAACTCCAATAATTATCAAGTACTTCCCTATGAGTTGATGAGCTTGTTTGATGTAACACAAACATTAGCAAACGAGGTAAGTATCGATGAAATGTTGCATCAGCTTTTACATTCGGTTTTAAAACAAGCAAACGCTACTTCTGGTTATTTTATTCGTTATACGGAGGATGGCTACTATACTATTTCTCAAGCTCATGTTAAAGATGAAGTTATATCAAAAAGGCAAGTTCCCGAGAAAACCAAACAATCGATAAACATCATATTGGATTACGTTCAGCAGCTTGGAAAACCATTAATTGTTGATAATTTAGATAATAATTTAACCTTTAATCATTTAACAATTGAAGCAAAATCAATTCTATGTATGTCGATTCAACATAAAGGTAAAACGCAGGGCTTCTTATTTTTAAAAAATCATTTATTATACAATGCATTCAACTCCGTTCAGCTTGATTTTTTACGTATTATTTCCACACAACTTGCAGTAGCTCTTGAAAACTCGGAAATATACAACGAGCTTGAAAATCGTGTAAAGGAACGAACTGTAACATTAGACAAAATGAATGTATCATTAAAGGATGCTAATACTCGTTTGGCCATTAATGAAGGAGAACGGAAAAAATTATTACAAAGTATTTCGCATGAATTGCGCTCGCCCCTGACGTCAACTTTAGGGTATATTGAATCGATATTAGATGGCGTCGTGCAAGATCAAGCACAGCAAACACTTTACTTACAACGAAGTCGTGAACGATTACTCGCATTAAATCGACTGATTCAGGATTTATTTGAACTAGCAAAATTAGAAGCTGGACGAATGGATTTTACATTTACTAAAGTTTCAGTTGAACAGTTTTTCGAAGACTTTGCTTACCGATTTGAAGATGATGTTCATTACGCCAATTTAACTTACTCGGTTTCTTGTAAGCTGCAGCCCGATTGCTATGTTTTAGTCGACTTACTAAGAATTGAACAAGTCCTTTCGAATTTTATTACAAACGCCATCAAATATACGAAGGAAGGACGAGTTTCATTATCCATGGCTATTGAAGAGGGCGAATTCGTTTGTATTGTTGAGGATAGTGGCATCGGTATACCTAACCAAGACCTGCCATTTATATTTGATAGCTACTACCGCGCATCAAATGCTAACGTATTGAATTCTCATGGAATCGGACTTGCCATTTGTAAAGAAATCATTACGCAGCATCAAGGGAAAATTTTCGTAGATAGCTTAAAAGAACAAGGATCTCGATTTTTCTTCACACTACCACTCAAACACTAA
- the sstT gene encoding serine/threonine transporter SstT, whose product MERLLGKWNSINLVNRIIIGIVVGIILALTIPDAVSGITILGTLFISALKAVAPILVFVLVINAIASHVSGKATNMKMIIVLYAVGTLLAGFTAVIVSYIFPTTLTLKTGAQDISPPSGILEVLEKLLYNVVSNPVSAIMDANYLGILAWAVVLGIALKASSDSTKTVISNLSDAVTKIVQWVISLAPIGIMAIVFEAISTTGLSALSEYGRLILILVGTMFFVALVINPLIVFIVARRNPYPLVLASLKESGITAFFTRSSAANIPVNMALAEKLKLDKDTYSVSIPLGATINMAGAAITISILTMATAHTLGIEVDFITAVILMVLSAISAAGASGVAGGSLLLIPLACSLFGISDDVAMQVVAIGFIIGVIQDSCETALNSSSDIVFTAAAEYAKERKTK is encoded by the coding sequence ATGGAACGGTTATTAGGAAAATGGAACAGTATTAATTTAGTCAATCGCATTATAATCGGGATTGTTGTAGGTATTATACTTGCCTTAACGATTCCAGATGCAGTAAGTGGAATTACAATTTTAGGTACGTTATTCATTTCAGCTTTAAAGGCTGTAGCACCGATTTTGGTGTTTGTGTTAGTTATTAATGCCATTGCTTCACATGTGAGTGGCAAGGCGACAAATATGAAAATGATTATCGTATTATATGCAGTTGGTACGTTACTTGCAGGATTTACAGCAGTTATCGTAAGCTACATTTTCCCAACGACATTAACATTAAAAACAGGTGCGCAAGATATTTCTCCGCCAAGTGGTATTTTAGAAGTATTAGAGAAATTATTATATAACGTTGTTTCAAATCCAGTAAGTGCGATTATGGATGCAAATTATCTTGGGATTTTAGCATGGGCGGTCGTACTAGGAATCGCATTAAAAGCTTCAAGTGATTCAACAAAAACGGTGATTTCAAATTTATCAGACGCCGTAACGAAAATTGTACAATGGGTAATTAGCTTAGCACCAATTGGGATTATGGCAATTGTGTTTGAAGCGATTTCTACAACAGGTTTATCAGCTTTATCTGAGTATGGTCGTTTAATTTTAATTTTAGTTGGTACGATGTTCTTCGTGGCTTTAGTGATCAACCCATTAATTGTGTTCATCGTAGCGCGTCGCAATCCGTATCCGCTTGTTTTAGCATCATTAAAAGAAAGTGGGATTACAGCTTTCTTCACACGTAGTTCAGCAGCAAATATTCCTGTTAATATGGCATTAGCTGAAAAACTGAAATTAGACAAAGACACATATTCCGTATCGATTCCTTTAGGAGCTACGATTAATATGGCGGGCGCGGCAATCACAATTTCCATTTTAACAATGGCAACAGCGCACACATTAGGAATTGAAGTTGATTTCATTACTGCCGTTATCTTAATGGTGCTATCAGCTATATCAGCAGCTGGGGCTTCGGGAGTTGCAGGGGGTTCATTATTATTAATTCCATTAGCATGTAGCTTATTTGGCATTTCAGATGATGTGGCGATGCAAGTAGTTGCGATTGGCTTCATCATCGGTGTTATTCAAGATTCATGTGAGACAGCATTAAACTCTTCTTCAGACATAGTCTTTACTGCAGCCGCTGAATATGCAAAAGAACGTAAAACTAAATAA
- a CDS encoding right-handed parallel beta-helix repeat-containing protein, whose product MKQIHNPYIKWNYEEVQFIRGFRLAMLKKDTEVATKVVQAAFEQSVALPLQDLAFFLPGFEYQERLMQMTLLAGHKKKLSHATYLNGEIIVSKGAELDLNGMKVTFGNEATIIVDGGVLKADGAQFIASLDANKTMLSLRNVGLTKIQDAHFFGASNVRAIEMNNAKVELDTCSFEKCYDEERGGAVYFTNSDHFVLRNCVFEHNSTLGKGGSMYIAGTEARHMKKMDFFSRITGKVQKVKLVLEGCHFKGSRADMSGALHIYDADITINNAVFDSCSSRAGGAAIDTLNCTISASGNTFTKCIAAMNEAIVVVGSTMGTTESMIGKFELCEPKNLITK is encoded by the coding sequence TTGAAGCAGATCCACAATCCGTACATAAAGTGGAACTATGAAGAAGTGCAGTTTATCCGAGGTTTCCGCTTAGCAATGCTGAAAAAAGATACCGAGGTGGCGACAAAAGTGGTGCAAGCTGCTTTTGAGCAAAGTGTAGCGCTCCCATTACAGGATTTAGCCTTCTTCTTACCAGGCTTTGAATATCAAGAACGTCTTATGCAAATGACGCTACTCGCAGGTCACAAGAAAAAATTAAGCCATGCCACTTATTTAAATGGCGAGATAATTGTCAGTAAGGGTGCCGAGCTCGATTTAAATGGCATGAAAGTAACCTTTGGCAACGAAGCAACCATTATTGTTGATGGTGGTGTATTAAAAGCAGATGGTGCCCAATTTATCGCGTCACTTGATGCAAACAAAACGATGCTATCGCTACGAAATGTAGGCTTAACAAAAATTCAAGACGCTCATTTCTTCGGTGCGAGTAATGTGCGCGCCATTGAAATGAACAACGCCAAGGTGGAACTTGATACATGCTCGTTTGAAAAATGTTATGACGAAGAACGCGGTGGTGCGGTTTACTTCACGAACAGCGATCATTTCGTGTTGCGAAATTGTGTGTTTGAACATAATTCGACGCTTGGTAAAGGTGGTAGCATGTATATTGCGGGTACGGAAGCGCGTCATATGAAGAAAATGGATTTCTTCAGCCGCATTACAGGTAAAGTACAAAAGGTGAAGTTAGTTTTGGAAGGCTGTCATTTCAAAGGAAGTCGTGCAGATATGTCAGGTGCACTACATATTTATGATGCTGATATTACGATCAATAATGCGGTGTTTGACAGCTGTTCATCGCGAGCAGGTGGTGCAGCGATTGATACCTTAAATTGTACAATTTCAGCAAGTGGTAATACATTTACAAAATGTATTGCTGCCATGAATGAGGCCATTGTAGTAGTAGGAAGTACAATGGGTACAACTGAAAGTATGATTGGGAAATTTGAGTTATGTGAACCGAAAAACTTGATAACGAAATAA